The Triticum aestivum cultivar Chinese Spring chromosome 3A, IWGSC CS RefSeq v2.1, whole genome shotgun sequence genome includes a region encoding these proteins:
- the LOC123058624 gene encoding uncharacterized protein produces MAAEAAEEMGAGAGAAVGEKGPATADRAMGKTGRTEEEKGDAATDKGKGSTAEKEEKGATAGNEEEGEEEERAKAEQKGENRPASAKRGHKKKAEAGEMEGMFTWFSEIALSENGAAAAERERRERQRFSRTKGQRPEEKGAMEEVAGKKEIFFFMASAVITLESSDGMLFTVSEEAARLSVPLADMIDQGCAGGIIQLPNVDARALDTVIEYCNKHADAASANSRVDEGSSSCNSEASEEALMEWDRKLVDGLSQDALCDVIIAAKFLHIKGLLDAACQKVAVVDMVNCKTPEQMHQIEEEDMCKWFSGLTPFSEKGTAAAEGARRGRTVGQRPEEKGAMAEETEQVAGENDTFFFRASGKIITLKSSDGMLFKVSEAAARLSVLLADMIDQGCAKGIIQLPNVDARALATVIEYCNEHAATAATANPDANHGVAEGSSSSNSEASGEALKEWDRKLVDGLSQDALYDLIMAVNFLHIKGLLDAACQKVAGMIKGKSVEQTRKMFGIATDFTEEEEEELRKESPWAFEE; encoded by the coding sequence ATGGCGGCGGAAGCGGCGGAGGAGATGGGGGCGGGAGCGGGAGCGGCGGTGGGAGAGAAGGGACCGGCGACCGCGGACAGGGCGATGGGGAAGACGGGTAGGACGGAGGAGGAGAAAGGGGACGCGGCCACGGACAAGGGGAAGGGGTCAACGGCGGAGAAGGAAGAGAAGGGAGCGACGGCCGGGAatgaggaagagggggaggaggaggagagagccaAGGCGGAGCAAAAGGGAGAAAATCGACCGGCATCGGCAAAGAGGGGGCACAAGAAGAAGGCCGAAGCAGGGGAGATGGAAGGGATGTTCACATGGTTCTCTGAAATTGCATTATCTGAgaatggggcggcggcggcggagagggaaagaAGGGAGCGACAACGTTTTAGCAGAACGAAGGGACAACGGCCGGAGGAGAAGGGAGCGATGGAAGAGGTGGCCGGCAAAAAAGAGATCTTTTTCTTCATGGCCAGTGCTGTCATCACCTTGGAGAGCTCGGATGGGATGCTGTTCACGGTGTCGGAGGAGGCGGCACGGCTGTCCGTGCCCCTCGCCGACATGATCGACCAGGGCTGCGCCGGAGGCATCATCCAGCTACCCAACGTGGACGCCAGGGCCCTCGACACGGTGATCGAATACTGCAACAAGCACGCCGACGCCGCCTCTGCCAACAGCCGCGTCGATGAGGGCAGCAGCAGCTGCAACTCCGAGGCATCCGAGGAGGCGCTGATGGAGTGGGACCGCAAGCTCGTCGACGGCCTCAGCCAGGACGCCCTCTGCGACGTCATCATCGCCGCTAAGTTCCTCCACATCAAGGGGCTCCTCGACGCTGCCTGCCAGAAGGTCGCCGTCGTGGACATGGTCAATTGCAAGACCCCCGAGCAGATGCACCAGATAGAGGAGGAAGACATGTGCAAATGGTTCTCTGGACTTACTCCCTTTTCTGAGAAGgggacggcggcagcggaggggGCAAGAAGGGGGAGAACCGTTGGTCAACGGCCGGAGGAGAAGGGAGCGATGGCAGAGGAGACAGAGCAGGTTGCTGGCGAAAACGACACATTTTTCTTCAGGGCCAGCGGAAAAATCATCACCTTAAAGAGCTCGGATGGGATGCTGTTCAAGGTGTCGGAGGCTGCAGCCCGGCTGTCCGTGCTCCTCGCCGACATGATCGACCAGGGCTGCGCCAAAGGCATCATCCAGCTACCCAATGTGGACGCCAGGGCCCTCGCCACGGTGATCGAATACTGCAATGagcacgccgccaccgccgccaccgccaatCCTGACGCCAACCACGGCGTCGCtgagggcagcagcagcagcaactccgAGGCATCCGGTGAGGCGCTGAAGGAGTGGGACCGCAAGCTTGTCGACGGCCTCAGCCAGGACGCCCTCTACGACCTCATCATGGCCGTCAACTTCCTCCACATCAAGGGACTCCTCGACGCTGCCTGCCAGAAGGTCGCCGGCATGATCAAGGGCAAGAGCGTGGAGCAGACGCGCAAGATGTTCGGCATTGCCACCGACttcaccgaggaggaggaggaggaactgcGTAAAGAGAGTCCATGGGCCTTCGAAGAGTAG